A window of Helicobacter pylori genomic DNA:
TTAAAAAGCTTGGTTTCAGTTCGCTGACTTTTAAGTTTTAGGGGGGGGTTTAGACGCTTTAAGGGGGAATTATTTCAAAACACCCCCTATTCTTATAAGTTAATGAAACGCCAGAAAGCTGTTATAAGCTATACCTTTGATCAACGCAGAAATAAGAGTTAAACCCTCTACTCATTGTTAGGTTTGGCTTTGTTAGGTTTATCAGTATTGTTTAACACGCTATCCATAAGACTATCGCTTACATTCTTACCTTCTTCCAGAGCGTTAGAGATTTTAATGATTTCAAGGCGTCTGTTATACACTCTCACACAATCACTACTCTCACGCCTATCAACTTCTCGGTTTTTAATAAGCTTCTCTTTCCATTTCACGGATTGCTTCAATAGAGAAAACTTTAGAGTATCCTTTATTCTGTAAAGTGCAAATAGTCAATACCAAGTCAGCGCTAAAATCGCACTCTAAAAGATTATAAAGCACCATAAGAGACTTCTATCCGTGTTTTAACAATACCGCTAAATGCCACGCCATAATTATCAATATCATGGTTTTTCTCAAAAAAGGTATGGGTCTTATCTTTTAATTTTTGTGAGAGATTGAGGTAAATCTTTTAAAACAGAAAAAGTAATCTCTGTAAATTTTGCCCACACCAACTCATAGCTATCAGCGCTGATTAACTCCACTACAATGTTTTTCTTATCAGCTGCAGTGTTATTACAATAGCAAATAGCCGCTTGTTAAACCACCTACCCGCAGTCATCAATAAACTTTCAAACAATTAGGCTCGCTAATAAGCTCATTTAGGAATACAAAAAAACTGACTTCTTTATCGGATAAAAGACCATCTTTTAAAATCTCTTTCCAACACCCCACCACTTCAACATAACCGAGAAAATCTAGCTTAAAAATGATTTTAGCTGTCTTATTCTGTTTGTATTGTCTTTGTTTGCGTAGCGGTATCTTTTAACAAATTCTTGACTAGACTAAAATCTTTCATTGTGGCTGTCTATAAATTTATCCACAAACGCCCTACCCAATGCTTGCAGATAATTTAAGAGCAATAGTCTTATTTCTCTCTCAAAAAGCGTCAGCAAAATAATAGGTATCTGTGAGATTAGGGTCGCCATTCCAGTTTTTAGTGACTCTGTCTACTTTAGAATGTTTATAACTACTTTTATAAACTTGTTTTTCTCGCTCACTTTCAGTGAAGTCAGCAATAAATTCAGGTTTAAAAAACCATAGTTCAATAAAATGACTTACTCTTTTTTGTTTTACGCCCTTATGGGCGGTTTTCCATCATTCTAAATCAAAGTCATCTTCATCCTCTTCTTGCCCTTCTATGTGTAAAACAGGCGTGATAATTTCATACAAAAAGTCGTATCGCTTCTGGAGGGAGTTCTCATTCCACTTCCTATAATCGCTATACAACTCTTTAGTGATGTGATAACAGCTAATCACTCTGCTCATATCTTTGCCGCCATAAATTTGTCTTTTTTCATCAAAATCCATGTTTAAAGCTTGCGCGTTCTTTTTACGCTTTAAAAGGGTTAGATTTGCGATATTATTTACCCATTCTTCTCTTTTTTCTTTGTCAAAATCTGCATTCCATTGACTGCCTCTTTTGGGTTTTTGAGGCAAAATATGCTCCACTTGGGTTTCTGCATCCATGGCAATAAAATTAGGTTCCTCGTCATCTGTCATGAAATAATTGGCTAGGGCTAATACAGGGCACACCCATTTGCTAGGATAAACCGAAGAGCTATCCCATAAGTTATAGTGGTATTGGTTAAAGGTGTTATGAAACGCTATATTATCCAATATAAGCTCTTGGATGGTTTCAATATCCTTATTATTTTTAATATTTTTGATAATGTTGATACTTGTTTGCTTGATGCGCGTGATGGTGCCTCCTGCAATACAAGTTTGATAATAATAAGACACCAAAAGCTTTTTCAAAGCGTCAAAATCAGGGTATTTGACATAAAGGGCTGTCGTTAAAATACTAGCCCAAAATCTAGAGGGAAGGTATCTTAATAAGTAAATGTATCGATCTTGCTTTTTTAGCAAATCGGTATAAGACTTCATAAACTCGCTGACTTCATAGATAAACTCGCAAGCGTTTTTCTTGCTGTCTTTGAACACCTTTTTTAATCCCTTATCGGCTCTCTTTTTAGACGAGCTAGGATCAGCGTATTCTAAATACATGTTAAAAAAGTCTTC
This region includes:
- a CDS encoding DUF262 domain-containing protein, with amino-acid sequence MAKVEVELKKLYQILVDAEYFYQVPDYQRPYVWDKDHLGALIDDLVGSYTNNREDEYFCGSIVIAENPKDKRWDVVDGQQRLTSFIILACTILKLYKHRLGQKSKDFIEGSIYDKYDKEKERLKFLTAQNYNSIFENTVLKSLEFEDNIKKSELNKKFEENTYLRNAYYFKELLDESMENGAISNIDDFVMWFYDHIVLTRIICFEQDSAMQIFQVLNDRGQPLSPIDILKSSLMQEIKQDDERRKDFIATWDKIVDACKSVEGIDIDLEDFFNMYLEYADPSSSKKRADKGLKKVFKDSKKNACEFIYEVSEFMKSYTDLLKKQDRYIYLLRYLPSRFWASILTTALYVKYPDFDALKKLLVSYYYQTCIAGGTITRIKQTSINIIKNIKNNKDIETIQELILDNIAFHNTFNQYHYNLWDSSSVYPSKWVCPVLALANYFMTDDEEPNFIAMDAETQVEHILPQKPKRGSQWNADFDKEKREEWVNNIANLTLLKRKKNAQALNMDFDEKRQIYGGKDMSRVISCYHITKELYSDYRKWNENSLQKRYDFLYEIITPVLHIEGQEEDEDDFDLE